In a genomic window of Vairimorpha necatrix chromosome 12, complete sequence:
- a CDS encoding DDE-TNP-IS1595 domain-containing protein: protein MNIISIKILRNIIEVITEDNKNKWEKLGNEHPIQVDESVIIKGKLIKPPSEMYDSISKATWIIGAVEEKTRKLVLKVLPNGKKETFCDFFSENFSLMSVIKTDGHRSYPYAVAGIGGVHKIVNHEEGFTNADGDHTNLIECEWSHFKSDLKTRKGIPGYSMPGYIEEYVWRRRNLKTHDSNAQKNAFFTLLKLLIQNK from the exons atgaatataatatcaataaaaatacttcg gAATATTATAGAAGTAATAACTGAAGATAATAAGAATAAATGGGAGAAATTGGGGAATGAGCACCCAATACAAGTGGATGAGAGTGTTATAATAAAAGGAAAACTTATTAAGCCACCATCTGAAATGTATGATTCAATTAGTAAAGCTACTTGGATAATTGGCGCAGtagaagaaaaaactaGAAAACTAGTTCTTAAAGTTTTACCAAatggaaaaaaagaaacttTCTGCGACTTTTTCTCTGAAAATTTTAGTCTTATGTCTGTAATAAAAACAGATGGGCACAGATCCTACCCATACGCTGTTGCTGGGATTGGTGGAGTACATAAAATCGTGAACCACGAGGAAGGATTCACCAATGCTGATGGAGACCACACTAATTTAATAGAATGTGAGTGGTCTCATTTCAAATCGGATCTCAAAACGAGGAAAGGAATACCAGGTTATTCAATGCCAGGGTATATAGAAGAATATGTTTGGAGgagaagaaatttaaaaactcaTGATTCCAATGCTCAAAAAAACGCATTTTTTACTCtcttaaaacttttaattcaaaataaataa
- a CDS encoding putative SP-containing protein, translated as MLFQTLLFIIQSIVSITEEDIENLLKCKNDLLKLKNKIKEKREDIKKFEARIKANVEQEPDIRQRAAAAEVARESSYGGLHHSIDQLYIWNYDASCKIKMCKKEILQLNKEINELKNTKVTITIIHYCEGIEIRREKTEVKLGEITKYHLSNKTITTRNNNTITRNLSSCLIQ; from the coding sequence ATGCTGTTTCaaacattattatttattatacaaaGTATTGTAAGTATAACTGAAGAAGATATAGAAAATCtattaaaatgtaaaaatgatttgctaaaattaaaaaataagattaaagaaaaaagagaagatatcaaaaaatttgaagCACGAATAAAAGCCAATGTAGAACAAGAACCTGATATACGACAACGAGCAGCCGCTGCTGAGGTAGCACGAGAAAGTTCATACGGAGGACTACACCATTCTATAGATCAATTGTATATTTGGAATTATGATGCAAGctgcaaaataaaaatgtgcaaaaaagaaatattacaaTTGAACAAAGAGATtaatgaattaaaaaataccaaGGTGACTATCACTATAATTCATTATTGTGAAGGAATAGAAATTCGTAGAGAGAAGACAGAAGTTAAATTGGGTGAAATTActaaatatcatttatccaataaaacaattacTACAAGAAACAATAATACGATAACCAGGAATCTTTCTTCGTGTTTGATTCaataa